In Ailuropoda melanoleuca isolate Jingjing chromosome 4, ASM200744v2, whole genome shotgun sequence, the following proteins share a genomic window:
- the LOC100475860 gene encoding prolyl-tRNA synthetase associated domain-containing protein 1 isoform X1 produces MAGAGLRAALEQRLGALAIRTEVVEHPEVFTVEEMMPHIQHLKGAHSKNLFLKDKKKKGYWLVTVLHDRQINLNDLAKQLGVGSGNLRFADETAMLEKLKVGQGCATPLALFCDDGDVKFVLDSAFLEGGHEKVYFHPMTNAATMGLSPEDFLTFVRKTGHDPIIINFDKNN; encoded by the exons ATGGCGGGCGCTGGATTGCGGGCGGCGCTGGAGCAGCGGCTCGGCGCCCTAGCCATCCGTACGGAGGTCGTGGAGCACCCGGAG GTGtttacagttgaagaaatgaTGCCTCATATCCAGCATTTGAAAGGAGCACATAGTAAGAACTTATTTcttaaagacaagaagaaaaaaggctATTGGCTGGTTACAGTTCTTCATGATAgacaaattaatttaaatgatctTGCCAAGCAGTTAGGTGTTGGGAGTGGAAATCTTCGGTTTGCTGATGAAACAGCCATGCTGGAAAAACTAAAAGTTGGCCAAGGCTGTGCCACACCTTTGGCACTCTTCTGTGATGATGGAGATGTGAAATTTGTTCTGGATTCAGCTTTTTTGGAAGGTGGACATGAAAAGGTGTACTTTCATCCAATGACCAATGCTGCAaccatgggattgagccctgaagaCTTTCTCACATTTGTGAGGAAGACAGGACATGATCCcataataataaattttgataaaaacaaCTAA
- the LOC100475860 gene encoding prolyl-tRNA synthetase associated domain-containing protein 1 isoform X2, producing the protein MRVKLVFTVEEMMPHIQHLKGAHSKNLFLKDKKKKGYWLVTVLHDRQINLNDLAKQLGVGSGNLRFADETAMLEKLKVGQGCATPLALFCDDGDVKFVLDSAFLEGGHEKVYFHPMTNAATMGLSPEDFLTFVRKTGHDPIIINFDKNN; encoded by the exons ATGCGTGTTAAGCTG GTGtttacagttgaagaaatgaTGCCTCATATCCAGCATTTGAAAGGAGCACATAGTAAGAACTTATTTcttaaagacaagaagaaaaaaggctATTGGCTGGTTACAGTTCTTCATGATAgacaaattaatttaaatgatctTGCCAAGCAGTTAGGTGTTGGGAGTGGAAATCTTCGGTTTGCTGATGAAACAGCCATGCTGGAAAAACTAAAAGTTGGCCAAGGCTGTGCCACACCTTTGGCACTCTTCTGTGATGATGGAGATGTGAAATTTGTTCTGGATTCAGCTTTTTTGGAAGGTGGACATGAAAAGGTGTACTTTCATCCAATGACCAATGCTGCAaccatgggattgagccctgaagaCTTTCTCACATTTGTGAGGAAGACAGGACATGATCCcataataataaattttgataaaaacaaCTAA